In one window of Saprospiraceae bacterium DNA:
- a CDS encoding glycosyltransferase family 4 protein codes for MKVRNNFPCTYLIYGPQFKNAAKDIGGTTISFEMLCEYAWSSGKSFSVIRTNRFSKRNFDLLNLLWVMFFSVLFIPKCKIVFLNVSPGGMYVLAPLLYGYIRLWNKKLVIRVFGGNEERVLPGYSNYKKIIFSKIIAKADLFLLQTQALVHKFRSQVKNIEWLPTSRKFPPQSAELKPYSKKFVYVSQVHEAKGIDMIIQIKKLLPAGFTLDVYGPILDHKYDFLSNENYYKGVLHPFEVSNVLQTYDVLLFPTFHSGEGYPGVIIEALGAGLPVMCSDWLNLHELVQDQYNGFLINNRDVESWLNIILNLDSDLFDKLRRNAWNSSEPFEWKKVNDRLFEKLDSIK; via the coding sequence ATGAAGGTAAGAAATAATTTTCCTTGCACTTACCTGATTTATGGGCCACAATTTAAAAATGCAGCCAAAGATATTGGAGGAACAACGATTAGTTTCGAAATGCTTTGTGAATATGCATGGAGTTCCGGTAAGTCATTTTCAGTCATCAGAACAAACAGGTTTTCAAAAAGGAATTTCGATTTATTAAATCTGTTATGGGTTATGTTTTTCTCGGTTTTGTTCATACCCAAATGTAAAATCGTGTTCTTGAATGTTAGCCCCGGTGGCATGTATGTTCTGGCTCCTTTGTTGTATGGCTATATCCGCTTATGGAATAAAAAATTGGTGATTCGCGTCTTCGGAGGCAATGAAGAGCGTGTGCTGCCGGGCTATTCGAATTACAAAAAAATAATATTTTCAAAAATCATTGCCAAAGCAGACCTCTTTTTACTTCAAACGCAGGCGCTGGTTCATAAATTCAGATCGCAGGTAAAAAATATCGAGTGGCTTCCTACATCCAGAAAATTTCCTCCACAGAGCGCTGAGTTAAAACCGTATTCAAAAAAATTTGTGTACGTCAGTCAGGTCCATGAAGCTAAGGGCATCGACATGATCATACAGATAAAAAAATTATTGCCAGCCGGTTTTACCCTGGATGTATATGGTCCGATCCTGGACCATAAATACGATTTTTTATCAAATGAAAATTACTATAAAGGCGTGCTCCATCCATTCGAAGTATCGAATGTTTTGCAAACATATGATGTGCTGTTGTTTCCGACTTTTCATTCTGGAGAAGGGTATCCGGGGGTTATTATTGAAGCCTTAGGAGCAGGCCTGCCTGTGATGTGTTCGGATTGGCTTAATCTGCATGAACTTGTGCAAGACCAGTACAACGGATTTTTAATCAACAATAGAGACGTCGAATCCTGGTTGAATATCATCCTGAATTTGGATAGTGATTTGTTTGACAAACTCAGACGAAATGCCTGGAATTCATCTGAACCTTTTGAATGGAAAAAAGTAAACGACAGGCTATTTGAAAAACTTGATTCCATTAAATAA
- a CDS encoding acyltransferase — translation MFEKILNVIRYLGWRCLHFGKIKASGLHAVGSGSLFRLTGFLELGQRSTFGRYNYIDVQGKLIIGDHTYINDNVRIVSHREVQIGNQVLIASGVSIYDHDHQLKWQEHELTFDGYITSPVKIGSRVWIGDKVIILKGVTIGDNVVVGAGSVVTADIPSNTIAAGNPCKVIRAMNSSL, via the coding sequence ATGTTTGAAAAAATTTTAAATGTCATCAGGTATTTGGGTTGGAGATGTTTGCATTTTGGAAAAATAAAAGCATCTGGTTTACATGCCGTTGGAAGCGGGAGTTTGTTTCGTTTGACAGGCTTCTTGGAACTTGGCCAAAGGAGTACGTTCGGCAGATATAACTACATTGATGTGCAAGGCAAATTAATTATCGGCGATCATACATATATCAATGACAACGTAAGGATCGTAAGCCATCGGGAGGTTCAAATTGGAAATCAGGTATTAATAGCCTCAGGGGTTTCCATTTACGATCACGATCACCAGTTGAAATGGCAAGAACATGAATTGACATTCGATGGTTATATCACCAGCCCGGTAAAAATTGGCAGCAGGGTCTGGATAGGGGATAAAGTAATCATTTTGAAGGGGGTGACCATTGGAGACAATGTAGTCGTTGGAGCCGGTTCCGTTGTTACTGCTGATATTCCATCAAACACGATTGCTGCCGGGAATCCCTGTAAAGTGATCAGGGCCATGAACTCATCATTATGA
- the asnB gene encoding asparagine synthase (glutamine-hydrolyzing), whose protein sequence is MCGILGLVAEDQLAITKLDGKIIQHRGPDDDGYFESDGIKLIHYRLSILDLSDHAHQPMSTDDGRFVIVYNGEIYNHLEIRQELGSEFEFKSQSDTETILLAFSKWGVNTFAKLNGIFALAVYDTTSRELFLARDPFGVKPLYYCHQDEFFGFSSELKALVQISGFDKTLDYKAIFNYIQYLYAPGIATAFQHVRKLDSGSYLKLSLDHPEQFEIIRYYNWPLSVKKSDKTEKQWVDELDALLQQAVKRQLQSDVPVGYFISGGLDSSLLAAMHRKLFPNQSIKGFTISDAINKEEGFDEDLPFAKLLAAHLNLDLEVISSQKMNPHALDNMIWHMDEPQGDAVPLYIDAISKLAREKGYYVLISGMGGDDLFSGYRRHQAYAWDPYLAGLPLTFRRWIKSASHILPDDIPKFRRLRKLLSNFDYKDLNERLVSYFDWIGTEETRQLFSEQVKTQLHDYDPHDIFLKELKDLPKDISGLTRQLYLESRYYLPDHNLNYTDKIGMKHGVEIRVPFLDKDLVQFSFSLPDPYKLKGNTTKYLLRKLGERYLPPEILYRKKTGFGGPVRRWIKNELQSKIDTELSAEKLKKLGIFNPHAVHALLVDNKSGKRDAAYSILALLAIQTWIRQFVKN, encoded by the coding sequence ATGTGTGGGATACTTGGATTAGTGGCCGAAGATCAGCTGGCAATAACAAAGCTCGATGGTAAAATTATACAACACCGGGGACCTGACGATGACGGATACTTTGAATCCGATGGGATCAAACTCATACATTACAGGCTTTCCATACTCGATTTAAGCGATCATGCACACCAGCCGATGTCAACAGATGACGGGCGTTTTGTAATCGTCTACAACGGTGAAATTTACAATCATCTGGAGATTCGTCAGGAATTGGGTAGCGAATTTGAATTTAAGTCCCAATCAGATACAGAAACTATACTACTTGCATTTTCGAAATGGGGTGTTAATACATTTGCAAAGTTAAACGGGATCTTTGCTCTTGCCGTTTACGATACGACCTCGAGGGAATTGTTCCTTGCACGGGATCCATTTGGTGTAAAGCCTCTTTACTATTGCCATCAGGATGAATTCTTTGGGTTTTCTTCTGAGCTAAAAGCCTTGGTTCAGATTTCCGGTTTCGACAAAACACTGGATTACAAAGCGATTTTTAATTATATACAATACTTATATGCTCCCGGAATTGCAACGGCTTTTCAACACGTACGGAAGTTAGATTCTGGAAGTTATTTGAAACTTTCTCTCGATCATCCGGAGCAGTTTGAAATCATCAGATATTATAATTGGCCATTGTCTGTAAAAAAATCTGATAAAACCGAAAAACAATGGGTTGACGAATTGGATGCACTTTTACAGCAGGCGGTGAAACGCCAGTTGCAGTCGGATGTGCCGGTTGGATATTTTATTTCCGGCGGATTGGATTCGAGTTTGCTTGCTGCAATGCATAGGAAACTGTTTCCAAATCAAAGCATTAAAGGATTTACCATTTCGGATGCCATCAATAAAGAAGAGGGCTTTGACGAGGACCTTCCTTTTGCAAAACTCCTGGCAGCACATTTAAACCTGGATCTGGAAGTTATTTCTTCTCAAAAAATGAATCCGCATGCATTGGATAACATGATCTGGCATATGGATGAACCACAAGGCGATGCAGTGCCCTTGTATATTGATGCCATATCGAAGCTGGCACGGGAAAAAGGATATTATGTTTTAATTAGCGGGATGGGCGGGGATGATTTGTTTTCGGGATATAGAAGGCATCAGGCGTATGCCTGGGATCCCTATCTGGCTGGGCTTCCTCTAACTTTCAGGCGATGGATTAAATCAGCATCGCATATTTTACCGGATGACATTCCAAAATTCAGAAGGTTGCGAAAATTATTGTCGAATTTCGATTATAAAGATCTGAATGAAAGGTTGGTTTCCTATTTCGATTGGATCGGTACGGAAGAAACCAGGCAGCTTTTTTCAGAGCAAGTCAAAACCCAACTGCATGATTACGATCCTCATGACATTTTTTTGAAAGAACTCAAGGATTTACCCAAAGATATAAGTGGATTGACCAGGCAATTGTATTTGGAGTCCAGGTATTATTTGCCCGACCACAATCTGAATTATACCGACAAAATCGGAATGAAGCATGGAGTTGAAATCAGAGTTCCATTTTTAGATAAGGATTTGGTTCAATTTAGTTTTTCACTTCCGGATCCGTATAAATTAAAAGGGAACACCACCAAATATTTGCTTCGAAAACTGGGAGAGCGCTATCTGCCTCCTGAAATTCTTTATCGTAAAAAAACCGGATTTGGAGGACCTGTCAGAAGATGGATCAAAAATGAACTCCAGAGTAAAATCGATACAGAGCTGTCGGCAGAAAAATTGAAAAAACTGGGTATTTTTAATCCACATGCTGTCCATGCCCTCCTTGTTGACAATAAATCCGGAAAACGCGATGCCGCTTATTCCATCCTGGCTTTATTGGCAATTCAGACATGGATCAGGCAGTTCGTGAAAAACTGA